In one window of Malassezia japonica chromosome 9, complete sequence DNA:
- the CLA4 gene encoding non-specific serine/threonine protein kinase (EggNog:ENOG503NVDQ; COG:T), with amino-acid sequence MSYRPQDASDPYTLAPSRPAPAPPSFGRGNGDAYADLPGSPAMSSAPYSPRLGSGAAGTLHPSPAMSGASPNATSILRKGYVSVKEDGLRSWIWSKKWLVLRDTTLLFHKNESTYQASTIIILRDVTNVSRTDLKPYCIEIETKDKTYFLQLKSDDELYAWMDDIYHRTPLGASSPTDFVHQVHVGFDPVSGSFTGLPEQWTKLLTKSAITKEDYAKNPQAVLDVLEFYTDIQKGQRDDFGLGSPTMNIHPGSSGRTAMNSVDTPYAAHPTMHAQLKPAPMPFDAYDPRRAPPPAPVPSRVAPPAPSPSLAKQTPLPALPGMDDGTAAMLPPHTPDTSHQTESDTSNLSFMAQSMRLSDEHLQRQLQEREEQRERQRIQQQQQQQREQQQRVAAAAERQRIEAAMAQQHHHQQQQHHHQQQQQQQQQQSYASPQMASPVMPSMPAAPRPTQPQSAADAYQRPAADVPLRQQSTRPSQVPGREPAPTSARIVDKRISTLTEGQIMDMLRSVVSREDPNLLYSKVKKIGQGASGSVYVAKALATGQRVAIKAMDLAHQPRKELIINEILVMKESQHPNIVNFLNSFLVRDSDLWVVMEFMEGGALTDVIDNNTLEEEQIAAISLETCKGLEHLHNQNIIHRDIKSDNILLNNLGQVKITDFGFCAKLTDQKSKRATMVGTPYWMAPEVVKQKEYGAKVDIWSLGIMAIEMIENEPPYLDEEPLKALYMIATNGTPTLKKPEKLSRELKGFLAVCLCADVKSRATADELLQHEFLRKACPISELPRLLHFRNKER; translated from the coding sequence ATGTCCTACCGCCCCCAAGATGCGTCGGACCCGTATACATTAGCGCCatcgcgtcctgcgcctgcgcccccgTCATTTGGGCGCGGCAACGGCGATGCGTACGCTGACCTGCCTGGCTCGCCGGCGATGAGCAGTGCCCCGTACAGCCCCCGGCTCGGCAGCGGGGCAGCGGGCACCTTGCACCCCAGCCCTGCAatgagcggcgcaagccCGAATGCGACGAGCATTCTGCGCAAGGGGTACGTGAGCGTCAAGGAAGACGGCCTGCGGAGCTGGATCTGGAGCAAGAAATGGCTGGTGCTCCGCGACACGACACTCCTCTTTCACAAGAACGAGTCGACATATCAGGCGTCGACGATCATTATACTGCGCGACGTGACCAACGTGAGCCGCACCGACTTGAAGCCGTACTGCATCGAGATCGAGACCAAGGACAAGACGTACTTTTTGCAGCTcaagagcgacgacgagctctaTGCGTGGATGGACGACATCTACcaccgcacgccgctcggcgcctcgtcgccgaccgactTTGTGCACCAGGTGCACGTCGGCTTCGACCCGGTCAGCGGCTCGTTTACCGGCCTGCCAGAGCAGTGGACCAAGCTGCTGACCAAGTCGGCCATTACCAAGGAAGACTACGCCAAGAACCCTCAGGCagtgctcgacgtgctcgagtTCTACACCGACATCCAGAAGGGGCAGCGCGACGACTTCGGCCTGGGGTCACCCACGATGAACATCCACCCCGGATCGTCGGGGCGCACGGCAATGAACAGCGTCGACACGCcgtacgctgcgcacccCACGATGCATGCGCAGCTCAAGCCCGCGCCGATGCCGTTCGACGCGTACGACCcccgccgtgcgccgccaccCGCACCGGTGCCGAGCCGTGTCGCACcacctgcgccgtcgccgagtCTCGCGAAGCAGACACCGCTTCCTGCGCTGCCCGGCATGGATGATGGCACCGCCGCGATGCTCCCGCCGCACACGCCAGACACGAGCCACCAGACAGAGAGCGATACCAGCAACCTGTCCTTTATGGCGCAGTCGATGCGCCTCTCGGACGAGCATCTCCAGCGCCAGCTCCAGGAGCGCGAAGAGCAGCGTGAGCGCCAGCGGatccagcagcagcagcagcagcagcgcgagcagcagcagcgcgtcgccgccgccgccgagcgccagcgtaTCGAGGCCGCGatggcgcagcagcaccatcaccagcagcagcagcaccaccaccagcagcagcagcaacAGCAACAGCAGCAGAGCTACGCCTCGCCGCAGATGGCGTCGCCCGTGATGCCGTCGatgcccgccgcgccgcgccccacTCAGCCGCAATCAGCCGCGGATGCGTACCAGCGCCCGGCGGCAGATGTGCCGCTGCGGCAGCAGTCGACGCGCCCCAGCCAGGTGCCCGGCAGggagcctgcgccgacgtcggcgcgcatTGTGGACAAGCGCATCAGCACGCTCACCGAGGGCCAGATTATGGATatgctgcgcagcgtcgtgaGCCGCGAGGACCCCAATCTGCTCTACAGCAAGGTCAAAAAGATTGGGCAAGGCGCGTCTGGCAGTGTGTACGTCGCGAAAGCGCTTGCGACAGGCCAGCGTGTCGCGATCAAGGCCATGGACCTTGCGCACCAGCCGCGAAAAGAGCTGATTATCAACGAGATCCTTGTGATGAAAGAGTCGCAGCACCCCAACATTGTCAACTTCCTCAACTCCTTCCTGGTCCGCGACTCGGACCTGTGGGTGGTGATGGAGTTTATGGAGGGCGGTGCGCTAACCGATGTGATCGACAACAATACACTGGAGGAGGAGCAGATTGCTGCGATCTCGCTCGAGACATGCAAAGGGCTGGAGCATTTGCACAACCAAAACATTATCCACCGCGACATCAAGAGCGACAATATTCTGCTGAACAACTTGGGCCAGGTGAAGATCACCGACTTTGGCTTCTGTGCGAAGCTGACGGACCAAAAGAGCAAGCGTGCGACCATGGTCGGCACGCCCTACTGGATGGCGCCCGAGGTGGTGAAGCAGAAAGAGTACGGGGCCAAGGTCGACATTTGGTCCCTGGGTATTATGGCGATCGAGATGATCGAGAACGAGCCGCCGTACCTGGACGAAGAACCACTCAAGGCGCTCTACATGATCGCCACGAACGGCACACCCACACTCAAAAAGCCCGAAAAGctctcgcgcgagctcaAGGGCTTCCTCGCAGTGTGCCTGTGCGCCGACGTCAAGAGCCGTGCCACGGCGGACGAGCTCTTGCAGCACGAGttcctgcgcaaggcgtgCCCGATCTCGGAGCTGCCGCGGCTACTCCACTTCCGGAACAAGGAGCGATAG
- the ARC15 gene encoding arp2/3 complex subunit (COG:Z; EggNog:ENOG503P59R; BUSCO:EOG09264V51), producing the protein MSDFRALDVDQYDEEALRATDLVVDDQRSAQELLSIAQGKQNGVRSRLASNDIGGALGEVLRDAPSGTHADEAKRVTFALLLEILNATRSSDIPAAVKGLDLQEKDTLMKYLYKGLALGGTRAGAAEGINCAVLLGWHEKLTQVAGTGCIMRVMTDRRSL; encoded by the exons ATGAGCGACTTCCGGGCGCTGGACGTGGACCAGTacgacgaagaggcgctgcgcgccacggACCTTGTTGTGGACGACCAGAGGTCCGCACAGGAGCTTCTGAGCATCGCACAAGGAAAGCAgaacggcgtgcgctcgcgcctgGCGAG CAACGATATCGGAGGTgctctcggcgaggtgctgcgcgacgcgccgagcggtaCGCAtgcggacgaggcgaaGCGTGTGACATTTGCGCTGCTTCTCGAGATCCTGAATGCTACGCGCTCGTCCGACATTCCCGCGGCGGTCAAGGGCCTCGATCTGCAGGAAAAGGACACGCTGATGAAATACCTCTACAagggccttgcgctcggcggcacgcgcgcgggTGCGGCAGAGGGCATCAActgcgccgtgctcctcggcTGGCACGAAAAGCTGACGCAAGTCGCGGGCACGGGCTGCATCATGCGCGTCATGACCGATCGCCGGTCGCTGTAG
- a CDS encoding uncharacterized protein (COG:G; EggNog:ENOG503NU3V; CAZy:GT20), which translates to MAPREKARGHRVLIAAFVLPDTVEFRADEKGSSEETSGPLSAPSSPVPRPANTQHLADMLSTRLQIAVNQQETRAASPRNNLPHLGSASNSRHSSFTQRERVSMAELMAEASGSGTAYLQPAGSAIASTPPSPNAQDITFDARGALDARPGPGTMSDHGRRASQQSADPARIQRSRRNSGNTGLPQFLTPLGPKPSVSPHGPPQRSPTPHGVRDMKSTPPASIISDMAAKQNSQSTAVTPAPQEQNPFGAGVVTPMPPGSHGPRTNSTPLLMERPELASGWTNAQDEGDATLRPPEHLRGSSSAPSKPGKALVPKCEAPVPVRAQSGLQVLPSGRVTVSNKPTPDIVPDTVNVKRPRNEPGETTASGTIHRRGSLLRRSTQRAPSMRSRSSSHAYRGPQESEESAVPFDFVPNPGANYGLINAVNSVGDERLPNGKLYVGTLGIEMNWIPESLRTKIDHRARVEHDCVPVWLKDEDYVSSYHHYCKQILWPTFHYTLPSAQGLQSEHRAFRAYVEVNRRFAERIVEVYEEGDVVWVQDYHLLLVPHMVRERLPHATIGLFVHIAFPSSEIFRCLSMREVLLRGMLGADLVGFQTHNFCRHFRQTVSRILQLEATPRGIQLRRAFVTVAPFPIGIDVRTLNRKRENPEVMEWVERLEERFAGKHVIVGRDKLDWIKGVREKLLAFEVFLDEHPEWVGRVVLVQVALATVQENKEVGEATDIVARINRKHSSLMYQPVVFLHVQELTFSQYLALLTMADVFLATSLREGMNLTSHEYVIAQESRKRPLILSEFTGTYSALRACIGINPWNTRQVAGAIYQALTMQEEEREQRWYDLHRTVVTQTAQHWITSVLSQLERAHQQQPSIENVFIPRLEIAQLVSEWRASRSRMILVDLEQTLVLEDPVEVHMHGFRPQPALVCLLKRLTSDRRNYVYLLSGKGTVALDRIAAQVPEVGLVAENGCFVRHCASPTWISLVDGFNLEWRKPVLEILAYFTERTPGSWIEERQASVSWHFNERTEAETGADRQWAHRQAAEVQSLIYDSLGERFSIRILHSSTRFNIMPKNVSRTSAVQYILSLDAMGALPPRPTQDAGKDMFSFVLQIGKDEHLISYLNQLDLTFAPRTCTTTESSGKPNSDASYHLAPGADVLAALEEIVDLRMRDLKWGGPAMLDV; encoded by the coding sequence ATGGCGCCGCGGGAGAAGGCCCGTGGGCACCGCGTGCTCATCGCCGCGTTTGTGCTCCCAGATACTGTAGAATTTAGGGCAGATGAGAAAGGCTCGTCGGAGGAGACATCCGGGCCTCTttccgcgccgtcgtcgcccgtGCCCCGGCCCGCGAATACGCAGCATCTGGCCGACATGCTCTCGACGCGGCTCCAGATCGCAGTGAATCAGCAAGAGACGCGTGCTGCATCGCCGCGCAACAACCTGCCGCACCTCGGAAGTGCATCAAACTCGCGGCACTCCTCAttcacgcagcgcgagcgcgtcagCATGGCCGAGCTGATGGCCGAAGCTTCCGGCTCCGGCACGGCGTACCTGCAGCCGGCCGGCTCGGCGATTGCGAGTACGCCCCCGTCGCCGAACGCGCAAGACATAACGTTtgatgcgcgcggcgccctgGACGCGCGCCCGGGTCCCGGGACCATGTCCgaccacggccgccgcgccagcCAGCAGTCGGCGGACCCTGCGCGGATAcagcgcagccggcgcaACAGCGGCAACACGGGCCTGCCGCAGTTCCTCACGCCGCTGGGGCCGAAGCCGTCGGTCTCGCCACATGGGCCGCCccagcgctcgccgacgccgcacggcgtgcgcgacatgaaatcgacgccgccggcgagcatCATTTCCGACATGGCCGCGAAGCAAAACTCGCAGTCGACCGCCGTGACGCCCGCACCACAGGAGCAGAACCCGTTCGGGGCCGGGGTCGTGACGCCGATGCCCCCCGGCTCGCACGGCCCACGCACCAACTCGACACCGCTCCTGATGGAGCGCCCGGAGCTTGCTTCGGGGTGGACCAATGCCCAGGACGAAGGCGACGCAACGCTGCGGCCGCCCGAGCACCTGCGTGgttcgagctcggcgccgagcaagcccggcaaggcgctcgtgcccaagtgcgaggcgccggtgccggtgcgGGCGCAGAGCGGGCTGCAGGTcctgccgagcggccgcgTGACGGTGAGCAACAAGCCCACGCCCGACATTGTGCCGGACACGGTCAACGTGAAGCGCCCGCGCAACGAGCCGGGCGAGacgaccgcctcgggcacgatccaccgccgcggctcgctgttgcggcgctcaacgcagcgtgcgccgtcgatgcgctcgcgcagctcgtcgcatGCGTACCGCGGGCCGCAAGAAAGCGAGGAGAGCGCCGTTCCCTTTGACTTTGTGCCGAATCCCGGCGCAAACTACGGGCTGATCAATGCGGTGAACAGCGTCGgggacgagcgcctgccgaACGGCAAGCTGTACgttggcacgctcggcatcgagaTGAACTGGATCCCCGAGTCATTGCGTACCAAAATCGACCAccgcgcgcgtgtcgagcacgacTGCGTGCCGGTGTGGCTCAAGGACGAAGACTACGTGAGCAGCTACCACCACTATTGCAAGCAGATCCTCTGGCCCACCTTTCATTACACGCTGCCCAGTGCACAGGGTCTGCAGTCGGAGCACCGCGCGTTCCGCGCGTATGTCGAGGTGAACCGGCgctttgccgagcgcatcgtcgaggtGTACGAGGAAGGCGACGTGGTATGGGTGCAGGATTACCATCTGCTGCTGGTGCCACACatggtgcgcgagcggcttCCCCATGCGACGATCGGCCTCTTTGTCCACATTGCCTTTCCTTCGAGCGAAATCTTCCGGTGCCTGAGCatgcgcgaggtgctgctgcgtggcaTGCTTGGCGCGGACCTCGTCGGGTTCCAGACGCACAACTTCTGCCGGCACTTTCGGCAGACGGTCAGCCGCATCCTGCAGCTGGaagcgacgccgcgcggcatccAACTGCGCCGTGCGTTTGTCACCGTCGCTCCGTTCCCGATCGGAATCGATGTGCGTACGCTGAACCGCAAGCGCGAGAACCCCGAGGTGATGGAGtgggtcgagcgcctcgaggagcgaTTCGCCGGCAAGCACGTCATTGTCGGTCGCGACAAGCTCGACTGGATCaagggcgtgcgcgagaaGCTCCTTGCCTTTGAGGTGTttctcgacgagcaccCCGAGTGGGTCGGCCGCGTGGTCCTcgtgcaggtcgcgctTGCGACCGTGCAAGAAAACAAGGAAGTGGGCGAGGCGACGGACATTGTCGCGCGCATCAACCGCAAGCACAGCTCGCTGATGTACCAGCCGGTGGTCTTTTTGCATGTGCAAGAGTTGACCTTTTCGCAgtacctcgcgctgctgacCATGGCCGATGTCTTCCTTGCGACGAGTCTGCGCGAAGGCATGAACCTCACGTCGCACGAGTACGTCATCGCGCAAGAGTCGCGCAAGCGCCCCTTGATCCTCTCCGAGTTTACCGGAACCTATtctgcgctgcgtgcgtgcaTCGGGATCAACCCCTGGAATACCCGCCAAGTCGCCGGCGCGATCTACCAGGCGCTCACGATGCAAgaagaggagcgcgagcagcgctgGTACGATCTGCACCGCACCGTCGTCACGCAGACGGCGCAGCACTGGATCACGTCGGTGCTGAgccagctcgagcgtgcgcaccagcagcagccGAGCATCGAAAATGTCTTTATCCCCCGCCTGGagattgcgcagctcgtgtCCGAgtggcgtgcgtcgcgctcgcgcatgaTTCTCGTGGACCTGGAGCAGACgctggtgctcgaggacccggtcgaggtgcacaTGCACGGCTTCCGCCCCCAGCCCGCGCTCGTGTGCCTGCTCAAGCGCCTGACGAGCGACCGCCGAAACTATGTGTACTTGCTGAGCGGCAAAGGCAccgtggcgctcgaccgcatcgccgcgcaggtCCCCGAGGTGGGCCTCGTGGCGGAGAATGGGTGCTTTGTGCGGCACtgtgcgtcgccgacgtggATCTCGCTCGTGGACGGCTTCAACCTCGAGTGGCGGAAGCCCGTGCTCGAGATCCTTGCGTACTTTaccgagcgcacgcccggcTCCTGGatcgaggagcgccaggcGTCGGTCTCGTGGCACTTTAacgagcgcaccgaggccgagaccggcgccgatcgccagtgggcgcaccgccaggcggccgaggtcCAGAGTCTGATCTACGAttcgctcggcgagcgcttcTCGATCCGGATTCTGCacagctcgacgcgcttcaACATCATGCCGAAAAACGTGAgccgcacctcggcagTGCAGTACATTctctcgctcgacgcgatggGCGCGCTCCCCCCCCGGCCCACGCAGGACGCCGGCAAAGACATGTTTTCGTTTGTGCTGCAGATCGGCAAGGACGAGCACCTGATTTCGTACCTCAACCAGCTCGACCTGACGTTTGCGCCGCGGACGTGCACGACGACCGAGTCGTCCGGCAAGCCGAACTCTGACGCGTCGTACCACCTCGCGCCTggcgccgacgtgctcgcggcgctcgaggagatTGTCGATTTACGTATGCGCGACCTCAAGTGGGGCGGCCCCGCGATGCTCGATGTATAA
- the MPS1 gene encoding dual-specificity kinase (COG:T; EggNog:ENOG503NVRQ; BUSCO:EOG092610LQ): MEMAMAQGATPGTPKRAGTVPDTDASPLPTPPRISHIYSADNASGAAAPPPPPPPPTDSPTQKGAALDACVTPGPPPGSRTLRGSLTMSTGPRSVGNSLRKLRSTVRSASAHTRPQRVLRHKFEEDEQEAGEVDGIAAHNAPATEAGTTEPAKAAKEPAETDAPNEPDTASTSTDPAHATLRLKPTDIPEIPAFRAPKTPTEPKASAMHEILAAPIPLPTNEPRAGLARAPLAEVHNRAEKPAEMQGRAPLADVQNRAAEKHAALRAPEKAPAVTPLPPLSSQPPPAASPDLENDYLQRMLSEAERQGRANYTPPMGQKPMAKETTFRGCRFLKVRRAGEGGFSTVWQVRGPLAIPAAVAGEEGVRMEEIDEAHQGYFAMKQVSLRRLEPESRDELVQEAQLLEQLAQRPGNERYILRYFGHRLNKDTLKILLELGEMDFAHVLKAHAPLGHAQICDYWRQMLEAVHFIHEEGNLVHTDLKPANFLVVGNRLKLIDFGIAQKIPLGTIHISRDAIVGTPNYMAPEAIKMAKAHGRRVYKAGKASDVWSLGCILYQMVYGRPPFDRLPADRKLDAIIDPKHTIAFPPHRVLDDPSSPRVDPLLIRTMQATLRYDAQQRAQIPELLHDPLISTYLEETVTISRQKLRELVVRLRMHALQGDLTEANAVERADVLFRNLADSST, from the exons ATGGAGATGGCCatggcgcagggcgcgacgccaggcacgccgaagcgcgcgggGACCGTGCCAGATACGGACGCGAGTCCGCTGCCGACTCCGCCGCGGATAAGTCATATCTATAGCGCGGACAATgcgtccggcgcggccgcgccgccgcctccgccgccgccgccgaccgacaGTCCGACACAGAAAGGCGCCGCGTTGGACGCGTGTGTGACGCcggggccgccgccgggatcgcgcacgctgcgtggcAGCCTGACGATGAGTACAGGTCCGCGCAGTGTGGGCAACAGCCTGCGCAAACTAC GCTCGACGGTCCGCTCGGCAAGTGCCCACAcccggccgcagcgcgtgTTGCGGCACAAGTTTGAAGAGGACGAGCAGGAAGCGGGGGAAGTTGATGGAATTGCGGCTCATAATGCGCCTGCGACAGAGGCAGGAACGACAGAGCCCGCCAAGGCAGCCAAAGAGCCTGCCGagaccgacgcgccgaaCGAGCCCGATACAGCGAGCACGTCTACGGATCCTGCACACGCCACACTGCGCCTCAAGCCGACCGATATCCCCGAGATTCCCGCATTCCGTGCTCCAAAAACGCCTACAGAGCCCAAGGCCTCGGCCATGCACGAGATCCTTGCTGCGCCGATTCCGCTGCCCACGAATGAGCCGCGTGCAGGACtagcgcgtgcgccgctggccgaggtgcACAATCGTGCCGAGAAGCCGGCAGAGATGcagggccgtgcgccgctggccgACGTACAGAATCGTGCTGCAGAGAAGCATGCGGCACTACGTGCCCCCGAAAAAGCCCCGGCCGTCACGCCGCTTCCCCCGCTTTCGTCGCAACCCCCCcccgcggcctcgccggACCTGGAGAACGACTATCTGCAGCGGATGCTAAGCGAAGCAGAGCGCCAGGGCCGTGCCAACTATACCCCCCCCATGGGTCAGAAGCCGATGGCGAAAGAGACGACCTTTCGTGGCTGCCGCTTCCTCAAAGTGCGGCGAGCCGGCGAAGGTGGTTTCTCGACCGTATGGCAAGTGCGTGGCCCCCTTGCGATCCCTGCCGCGGTTGCCGGCGAGGAAGGTGTCCGTATGGAAgagatcgacgaggcgcaccaAGGCTACTTTGCGATGAAGCAAGTATCCCTTCGCCGTCTGGagcccgagtcgcgcgacgagctggtgcaagaagcgcagctgctagagcagcttgcgcagcgccccgGCAACGAGCGCTATATCCTGCGGTACTTTGGCCACCGCCTCAACAAAGACACGCTAAAAATT CTCCTGGAACTCGGCGAGATGGACTTTGCGCACGTCCTCAAAGCACATGCCCCCCTCGGCCACGCCCAGATCTGCGACTACTGGCGGCagatgctcgaggcggtgcacTTTATCCACGAAGAAGGCAACCTCGTGCACACCGACCTCAAGCCCGCCAACTTTCTCGTGGTCGGCAACCGCCTGAAGCTGATCGACTTTGGCATTGCGCAAAAGATCccgctcggcacgatcCACATttcgcgcgacgcgatTGTCGGCACGCCCAACTACatggcgcccgaggcgatcaagatggccaaggcgcatggccgccgcgtcTACAAAGCCGGCAAAGCCAGCGACGTGTGGTCGCTGGGATGTATATTGTACCAAATGGTCTATGGCCGCCCTCCTTTTGACCGCCTGCCTGCGGACCGCAAGTTGGACGCGATTATCGATCCGAAGCACACGATCGCATTCCCCCCACACCGCGTCCTCGATGATCCAAGCTCTCCCCGCGTCGATCCGCTGCTGATCCGGACGATGCAAGCGACGTTGCGCTACGACGCACAGCAGCGTGCACAGATCCCCGAGTTGCTGCACGACCCCCTCATTTCGACCTACCTCGAAGAAACGGTGACTATATCCCGCCAGAAGCTCCGCGAACTCGTGGTGCGTCTGCGGATGCACGCCCTCCAAGGCGACCTGACCGAGGCCAACGCcgtggagcgcgccgatgTCCTCTTCCGCAACCTCGCCGATTCTAGCACGTGa
- a CDS encoding uncharacterized protein (TransMembrane:12 (i69-96o116-137i149-167o173-196i203-226o254-275i386-408o424-444i451-471o477-497i517-533o539-558i); EggNog:ENOG503NUH8; COG:S): protein MSEPVLQPGGIEKDYHTGVLNEKLEHGGLGLSGSDVLSHHVEASAVDEVYARKVYVLNKIINEHIGMTWWHYGLFLVCGVGWFLDNAWLQLVAIILPQVKNEFFPGITTHEGIAQPRFMTLSVFAGMLIGAAFWGVAADIVGRRFSFNATLLLAAIFGTASGGATSFTALGGLFGALCFGLGGALPVDGMLLLEFLPGNRQNLLAGLSVFWSLGQLIASLIAWGLVVKFSCDPEVMGDCLIKNSRGWVASNASWRYLIFIIGGITFFCFFLRFIVFRIPESPKYFLAKGRDAEAVDAMHRFAKMCGRPLPEDMLSVSILRSAAGQDEYMDYKEEVVRSKLGFVDSAKMSLRNLREDLARSSKGNTRSGIKALFATRQLGYTTAMIWLLWAIIGLAYPLFSSFIVLYLGDSASGPDSTYMTYRNYAIVSVCGVPGSIIAAFLVEIPRSGRRGALMISTLLSGVFLFGFTGVHTPNGSLAFSCLTTFFQNIMYGVLYCYTPESFPAPLRGTADGISASLNRITGMVAVIVAIYGSSANPSAPIYIAAALFIVAALLMLTLRVETSHRTAL, encoded by the coding sequence ATGTCTGAGCCCGTACTTCAGCCCGGAGGCATTGAGAAAGACTACCACACCGGCGTCCTGAACGAGAAGCTCGAGCATGGCGGTCTCGGTCTCTCTGGCTCGGACGTTCTCTCGCACCACGTCGAAGCTTCGGCTGTGGACGAAGTGTACGCGCGCAAGGTGTATGTGCTCAACAAGATCATCAACGAGCACATCGGCATGACCTGGTGGCACTATGGCCTGTTCCTCGTGTGTGGTGTTGGCTGGTTCCTGGACAATGCGTGGTTGCAGCTGGTCGCGATCATTCTCCCCCAGGTCAAGAACGAGTTCTTCCCCGGTATCACAACGCACGAAGGCATCGCGCAGCCGCGTTTCATGACACTCTCTGTCTTTGCTGGTATGCTCATCGGCGCTGCGTTCTGGGGTGTGGCTGCAGACAttgtcggccgccgcttTTCGTTCAACGCGACACTCCTCCTTGCGGCCATCTTTGGAAcggcctcgggcggcgcgacgtcctTTACTGCGCTCGGTGGCCTGTTTGGTGCGCTGTGCTTTGgtctcggcggtgcgctgcccGTCGACGGTAtgctcctgctcgagttCCTGCCCGGTAACCGCCAGAACCTCCTTGCGGGCCTCTCGGTCTTCTGGTCGCTGGGCCAGCTGATTGCGTCGCTGATTGCGTGGGGTCTCGTGGTCAAGTTTAGCTGCGACCCCGAGGTCATGGGCGACTGTCTGATCAAAAACTCGCGTGGCTGGGTCGCTTCGAACGCCAGCTGGCGCTACCTGATCTTTATTATCGGCGGCATTACCTTCTTTTGCTTCTTTTTGCGTTTCATCGTGTTCCGCATCCCCGAGTCGCCCAAGTACTTCCTGGCGAagggccgcgacgcggaggCGGTTGATGCGATGCACCGCTTTGCCAAGATGTGCGGCCGTCCGCTGCCTGAGGACATGCTCTCTGTGAGCATtctgcgctcggccgcgggcCAGGACGAGTACATGGACTACAAGGAAGAGGTCGTGCGTTCCAAGCTCGGCTTTGTCGACAGCGCCAAAATGTCCCTGCGcaacctgcgcgaggatctcgcgcgcagctcgaaaGGCAACACGCGCTCCGGCATCAAGGCCCTGTTTGCGACGCGCCAGCTCGGCTACACGACCGCGATGATCTGGCTGCTGTGGGCTATCATCGGCCTGGCCTACCCCCTCTTTTCTTCGTTCATTGTGCTGTACCTGGGTGACAGTGCGTCGGGCCCTGACTCGACGTACATGACCTACCGCAACTACGCGATTGTGTCGGTGTGTGGTGTGCCCGGCAGCATTATCGCCGCATTCCTTGTCGAGATTCCCCGCTCgggccgccgcggtgcgctgaTGATCAGCACGCTCCTTTCCGGTGTCTTCTTGTTCGGCTTCACGGGTGTGCACACGCCGAATGGCTCGCTGGCCTTTAGCTGTCTCACGACCTTTTTCCAAAACATCATGTACGGTGTGCTGTACTGCTACACGCCCGAGTCCTTCCCTGCACCTTTGCGTGGTACGGCCGACGGTatcagcgcgtcgctcaaCCGCATCACCGGCATGGTCGCCGTGATTGTCGCAATCTACGGCTCGTCGGCAAACCCCTCGGCGCCCATCTACAttgctgcggcgctctttattgtcgctgcgctgctgATGCTCACGCTGCGCGTGGAGACGTCGCACCGTACTGCACTCTAA
- the RPB7 gene encoding DNA-directed RNA polymerase II subunit (COG:K; EggNog:ENOG503P1SG), whose protein sequence is MVEFLSRKLKDDVEGTCTGKYGYIIKVVSIMDVGQGKVMPGTGLAEFRSKYQAIVLKPFNGEVMDALVTNVNKMGFFAEVGPLSIFVSSHLLPIDYKFQPDANPPEFVSPTDNLVKGRKVRIRIVGTLPLGR, encoded by the exons ATGGTCGAGTTCT TGTCGCGCAAGCTCAAGGACGACGTCGAGGGCACGTGTACCGGGAAATAc GGTTATATCATCAAGGTCGTGTCGATCATGGATGTCGGACAGGGCAAGGTGATGCCTGGAACGGGCCTCGCCGAGTTCCGCAGCAAATACCAGGCGATCGTCCTGAAGCCG TTCAACGGCGAAGTGatggacgcgctcgtcacCAATGTGAACAAAATGGGCTTCTTTGCCGAAGTGGGGCCACTGAGTATCTTTGTCTCGTCGCACCTGCTGCCCATCGACTACAAGTTCCAGCCGGACGCGAATCCGCCCGAGTTTGTCTCGCCGACCGAT AACCTCGTCAAGGGCCGCAAGGTGCGGATCCGTATCGTGGGCAC TTTGCCATTGGGACGATGA